In one window of Denticeps clupeoides chromosome 2, fDenClu1.1, whole genome shotgun sequence DNA:
- the sfr1 gene encoding swi5-dependent recombination DNA repair protein 1 homolog isoform X1 — protein MDSTPTTHSRRCVFTADPRPLAKCLIDSSAKYKHLKNEELEVTTSQDTQQRELRNPPTKSRRLEYVDISSNEPPESKKQSSETNFSRLSIEVKYKTENLRRLKMVQMYRKKNDLRQLKDLIIKWRHCAQEALYDLQTALPSDGHKVSLSHFVDLYGLDEHVLHFDRTEDSFTDL, from the exons ATGGACTCAACTCCAACGACACACAGTCGGAGATGTGTATTTACTGCCGACCCCCGTCCTTTAGCGAAATGC CTGATTGATTCTTCAGCCAAATACAAACACCTTAAAAATGAGGAACTGGAAGTCACTACTTCTCAGGACACTCAACAGAGAGAGCTGCGAAACCCTCCCACAAAATCCAGAAGACTGGAATATGTTGACATCAGCAGCAATGAACCCCCCGAGAGCAAAAAGCAGTCGTCGGAAACAAATTTCAGCAGACTAAGTATAGAGGTAAAGTATAAGACTGAGAACCTGCGGAGGCTGAAGATGGTGCAGATGTACAGGAAAAAG AATGACCTGAGGCAGCTGAAGGATCTGATCATTAAGTGGAGGCACTGTGCTCAGGAGGCACTGTATGATCTCCAGACTGCACTCCCTTCAGATGGACACAAAGTCAGCCTCTCTCATTTCGTTGACCTATATGGTCTTGACGAACACGTCCTGCATTTTGATCGTACAGAGGACAGCTTCACAGACCTGTGA
- the sfr1 gene encoding swi5-dependent recombination DNA repair protein 1 homolog isoform X2, with the protein MIKLIDSSAKYKHLKNEELEVTTSQDTQQRELRNPPTKSRRLEYVDISSNEPPESKKQSSETNFSRLSIEVKYKTENLRRLKMVQMYRKKNDLRQLKDLIIKWRHCAQEALYDLQTALPSDGHKVSLSHFVDLYGLDEHVLHFDRTEDSFTDL; encoded by the exons ATGATTAAG CTGATTGATTCTTCAGCCAAATACAAACACCTTAAAAATGAGGAACTGGAAGTCACTACTTCTCAGGACACTCAACAGAGAGAGCTGCGAAACCCTCCCACAAAATCCAGAAGACTGGAATATGTTGACATCAGCAGCAATGAACCCCCCGAGAGCAAAAAGCAGTCGTCGGAAACAAATTTCAGCAGACTAAGTATAGAGGTAAAGTATAAGACTGAGAACCTGCGGAGGCTGAAGATGGTGCAGATGTACAGGAAAAAG AATGACCTGAGGCAGCTGAAGGATCTGATCATTAAGTGGAGGCACTGTGCTCAGGAGGCACTGTATGATCTCCAGACTGCACTCCCTTCAGATGGACACAAAGTCAGCCTCTCTCATTTCGTTGACCTATATGGTCTTGACGAACACGTCCTGCATTTTGATCGTACAGAGGACAGCTTCACAGACCTGTGA